In Chelonia mydas isolate rCheMyd1 chromosome 7, rCheMyd1.pri.v2, whole genome shotgun sequence, the sequence TTCGGCTTCAGCTGCACCTctaagacagaaagagagagagtctctAACAGAGCATCAGCTACAGCCCAAAGTTGGTATTAATATTACTGtggaacctaggagtcctggctcccagccgccactgctctaacccactgcACTCCACTCTCCTCCCAGCCATCAGGACAGAATCACAGTACTATGAATAATGCACACCCcagaatggggccccaatcttggcTGACACCTCTAGGAATTACTGTCATACTACCAATAATGCACACCCCCTAAAGAGGCCCTGTTGTCACCTGGgtcctctaggcactaccatcaTAGAAATAAAAGACCAGCCCTCCAAGCACCTGCTAAATTCATCACTGCCAGGGTCCAGGGACAGTCAGCAGGCGGTGTGGGATGGGAGAACTCAAACACGCTCCCCACCGCCTTGTGAATGCTCCCTCTGTCCCCACAgacctgggagagggggcagaggaggggtaaCAGCTGCGCTCCTGACCACTGGAGTCCCAAGCAGGCCATCCACACAGCAGGTTGGGATGCCACAGGGGGAGACGGTGCTGCTAACCAAGGGCAGCAGACGCACAGGTGGCAACGGAGACTGGCAGATGGAAAACCACACCCCAAAAACTCATTGATCTGAAGCATATCCAACTTCCTGAACTGCAGTTCTTTATAGTGCACCGGTCGGCATAGCTAAGGCTGTGTGTCAgtcaggctgtgggaggggggctcagtgctggggcagggagttggggtgcagtgcttacctcaggggggctccccagaagcggccagcaggtccctgCAGcgcctaggcggaggggccagggggctctgtgtgctgcccctgcctgcaggcaccgcccccacagcttccattggctgcgattcctggccaatgggacctgcagacTCAGCGTGGAGACCCCTTGGCCTTCCCTCCccttaggagctgcagggacatgccggccgcttccgtgGAGCTGCGCGGAACCGggtaaggagcctgccagccactgaacgccccccagcaccagcgggggtccacTCCTGGGCTGTGtgctgccacccctccccccagtgggGGTCCCGGGCCGTGCACCGCGgctctttccccccccacaccaagCACCCATggcccgctcctccccccatgaatttttgtttactgcccgtgacctgtccatgacttttactaaaaatacccgtgactaaaacttAGCCTTAGTTACAGCATCTAGGCACCCAGACAGAGACTGAGCCCCAATGACAGATGTAACAGCTTGTACTAATAGTAATGCTGGCTTCCAGGCTCTGTGCTCtaaaccactagaccccacgcccctcccagtcTCCCTTCACATGGGAGGGCATCAAACCCAGCAATCCTGATTGCATCTGCTAGAAAGCCTGAGATGCTAAGTTTTGAAGACAGTCAGACATTGCTGGGACTATTACCGGGAGAGGGTTAATGAAAACCAGCAGGCTGGGGGACGTCTGAGAGAGTAAGCAAGGAACATCTGACAGGTTACAGCAGGGATGTGTTAGGGACGGGAAGCTGATGGGAGATAAGGGAACAGTTGTAAGCCAGGAGACAAAAACAACAGCTAAGCTAGCTGGAACAGTGCCATGAAATGATTCATTTTGCCTAGATGCTCCTTGGAAGTTTCCGTTCTGCTCCCAACATGCTCCCAGCTGGGAAGACTCAGGATCAACAGCCCCAGGTTGACCCAATGCCTGCCATTCAACACTTCCTGATAACACCCCTCCGGCTGGGGGCTCAGGCCCCACAGGGCAGAGCCAATTGAAGGACTTTTGCACAGAGTTCCTGGTTGCACTTAAAGCAGATGATTGTCCGGTAAGTGTGCAAGAGAGGGAATGTTACTAGTGTTCATCACAGTAAGTCAATGTAACATCACATGCTCAGTGAGGAACTCCTGTATAAACAGTCCTTCCACCCCACTCTAGGGGCAGCCGTACCTCAGAACCCACCGAGGGACCTCTGTATAAACAACAGCCGCACTTTATTACAAACATAGCAGTTGCTTTAATGACAgttaaaatgcagccacctctggggtgatgTTTATACAGAGTTCCCTCGCTCACCACAGAGATGCGACCACCTCTAACAGCTGAGGCTGTTTAGAACAGAAAGCATTTCAGAACCTCTATTTAGGAACACAGGTGGATGGATACAGGAAGTTTCCTCAttccttatttattttaacaaacaatGGCTGAGTCACACAACAGCCAACCTATCCAAAATCAAACAGCAACCATTTACTACATCCGAAATAGACAATGCGAAGTGAGAAGCAGATAAATATTTTGTCAGTGGAAAGACAGGGCAGGCTAATGATTTCAGCACAGgaccaggagtcaggactcctgggttctatgcccagctctgggaggacagTAGGTCCAGCAGTTAGAGCACTGGGccgagagtcaggactcctgggttctatccctagcaAGGGAGGGGACTGCGGCTTAGTGATCAGAGCTGGGAACCAGAtttctgggttccattccctgctctgggaggggactgggagtcaggacccctgggttccatTGCCAGCTCCACCAATGACTCTACACATGACCACAGaccagtcccttcccctctctgtgcctaagtttcacctgtaaaagggggTGATGAGCCTTGCAAAGTCTTGGGTAATGCAACAGTACAGGAGGCTGTGCACAGGCCTCCCTGGGTGATAGGAGAGGGTGTAGCATAAGAGATCATGACAATGAACCAAGCACCTTACCAAGCAAGGGAGAGATGAGCCACAGGGCGAAGACTTCCATGGCACACTCAGGAAGCTGCAGGGCGTCCCGGACGATGCGATGTAGCTCATGCACAGTGACAGACATCAGATTGTCCACACTCAGCTGCACCGCAGTGTCATCGATCAGATATACCAGGACATCCAGTGCTAAGAGGAGAGCAGAGGGTCATAGTTTTCCTGTTTCATAAAAGTTTTTGATACCTCAAAACATTTTCCTTCCCAAACTAAgataaaaagtcaaaaacatgaaaattttcacaaaccaaaGAGTTGAAAAAATTTTCAGTCCAGATCAGTTTTGATGTATTTCAATTTTGAtctttttaaatctatatttgCTAAAATTTCCAAACACCACATCATTTTGACTCAAATCCCCAGAACTCTTTGGTTCAAAAAAGACGACACAGCCTGTTACTTAACCGCAAAACTCTTTATTTTTCCAAAAGTTTTTCAGCTCagagatttgtcaaaaccaaccctgtttcatgaacagttttggttttgacaaagttGCATCTTTGGGTGACAAACAGTGCATGGAAAAAGTCCTGACCTGCTGTAGCCATGACACAGCTGACTCAACAGAGGCCCAAGAGTTGGCTTACATCAACCTTTATGTTCAACTCCAGGGCATTTCTCTATCTGTAACACGGTAGCTTTTGAATGCTACATCTGAGTCGCTCCAAAATTTCCAGTAATATTCTTGGCAGATCCCTATAGAACTTGgtgaaaaaaaagtcacaaaaacgGGAAAGGGAGAAATGGGAGGCCATATACAGCCCCCGGCATGGGAGAAAAAGGAAATGgggttgcagggagtccctgaaatagagggggatgggggcattgcatacagggagctggggagaatGGGAGATGTGGAAATGGAGGGACACAAGGAGCCCAGGGTGTGTAATAAGTTCAGCCTACACAAGTTACGAAGCGTGAGACACTCTAGTAAATCCAGTCCCAAAGTTTGGGACAGAACCCAAGAGTCTTGCCTCTCTGCCCCAACACCCCCCAGTCTAGagcccttcccagagctgggaaaagaacccaggggtcctagctcccaatccctgccctgaaaccaccagaccccactctcctctaaGAGACACCACCCGCCTTCCAAATGTCACCTACATCGGGCACACATGGAGGAGATGCTGCTTCGGTGGGAGCGATCTGCCGAGCTCGGGGGGACAGCAGCCCCATCTGCTCTTTCCATCTGCAGACACACAAACATGCGGGGGGGGGTTTCAGACCATGATGGGGGGTATTACCAAGCgagacacccccagacagaggtgggtttttttttttggggggggggcacacactGGGGTAAACATCCCAGTGGTGAGAGCAGGCAGCTCCAGGGGCTTCGAGGAGGGCATAGATGGGAGCCAAGCACTGGGGAACCTgggctggtgtgggggaggggggttcctgGACCCAAGTAGGGGGATAGGAGCCTCCAGCTAGAAGTGTAAGGGCCCACTAGTCGGGTATCTTAGCAGCACTGGGAGACCCTTTGGGGGGGGTAATAGTGGatgaggggggaggcagggagcccccttggggggaacccagggatATCCCAGGGCCGGGGGGTCGGGAAAGATCCTTGCGGGGcatgcagagccccaggctgggagccctctagatgggtgtgtgtgggggggtccaaATGGCCCTTTgaagagggggtgcagggccagagggggagctggatcaaggaggaggggtgcaggtccccacagcacggggggcagagggtctcgaGTGTGAGAGCGGTGCGGGGGAAGGACATAGGGTCTCTTGGGTTGGAGGGAGTgcggggcactgggagggagggacagagggtccgtggtggggaggggtgcagggtccctggggtgggagggggtgcggggctccACAGCGGGAAGCCTGGGGAATCCCTTGTGTGGAAGGCAGCCCAGACCCCTGGAAAGCCCCAGGGAACCTCCTCTCAAACCCCCTCTTACCTCCATGGCGCCGTCGCTCGCCGCCCGCCCGAATCTCTCCCGCTCTCTGCTAGGGTCTGTGCAGCTGGAAGCACCGCAGGCGGCGGGCCCCGGAAGCTGGAGGAAGGGATGTCCCGCCCAATCCCCGCCCGCCGCTGGCTGCGTGACGTCACGGAGATTCGCCTCGCTGAGCCCGATGGTTGGCGGCGGCGCCCGCACCGGAATTCTAGCGAGCGGCCGGGGAGGTTTATGACTCCGTGTAAAGGTTACCTTGGTCCCGGGCAGGTTTATGGTGCCGGGGTTCTAAGCTGGCCCCCCAAGACCAACGCTGAATTTTTAACCCGTCAGAGCCAGCGCTGccaacgggggggagggggcaggtacACGGGCTGGAGCTGCGGCAGGGGCGGCAGCAGGCGATACACCGCGCTGGGGGGCAGCCAGTTGCGCCCCGCCGAAGGCGTTCGCTCACAGGGCAAGGATCGCACGCAGGCACAGGGGTGAGTGCTCCCCGCTTGGCCCGCGGCTGAGCCTCTGTCCCGCccactgcctctgtttcccttcccacccttcgTTTCTCAGGCTGTGAGCAGTTTGGGACAGGGACGGCCTCTCACCGTGTGGGTGTAGCTCGCCGGGGCCCTGATCCGGGTCAGGGTTTGTGCCGCACCCGAGCGGACGTGGCCCACAAGCTCCGTCAGGGTCTGAGCGGCACCGCCCTGCTCTCACTGCGGGTCTGCATGGCGCCTGGCCAAGTGGGGCCCCTGAGTCAGGGTCcatgcagcgcctggcacagcatGGGCCCTACCCTGCTCTCAGTCAAGATTAACGGGGCGTAATGGGGCCTCGGATCTCAGCTAGGGCCTTCAGATCCTAGCCTAAACAACGAGTGCATTTAACTAGGTGTCTGCTTCCCTCTAGTGGTAGTTTGACAtgatgaaaaaagaacaggaggacttgtggcaccttagagacgaacacatttatttgagcataagctttcgtgggctacaactcacttcatcggtgtGAACTCTAgttcacgaaggcttatgctcaaataaatgtgttcgtctctaaggtgccccaagtcctccttttctttttgcagatacagaccaacacggctcctactctgaaacctttgatatGATGGTtacttttcattctttttctgtgCATGTCTATAATCAACTATAATCCAGGTTGCTGTCGCTGAGATTTGGTTTCTGGCTGAGTTGTGCCCCCCCAGCCACGTGGGGTAAATCTGCCCGTGGGGTGCAGAGAGGAGGGTTAGCTGCTAAGGGCCACTGCACCAGGTGTTAGCGCGGTCTATGCGTACAGCTCGCTGTTAGGGCCCCAGTGCATACTCCACGTGCGTGTTGCAAACTTGTTCAGGGCCTTGGCTTAGGGGGAGAGGAAAGGTTTGCAAAGGCAGCTGGCCGGTGCTGGGATGGAGGCATGGCCTGGCATTGTGGAAGCTGCTTTCATCCTGGCTAGGAAAAACGGTGCTGGCTCATTAACCCCACATCATCCTttgttagggtgtggggggggaagcaagctttctgtctctggctgtgggagaggagggggtacagtggttaaagcaggggggctgggagtcaggactcctgggtttcatccccagctctgggaggggagtggtgtctaggtCTCAGAGGTTAAGGGCAGACGGCatcattagatcatcttgtctgaccttctgAATATCCCAGGACATTAAACTTCACACAGACAGTTGTAGGTTGAGCCCAATGACTTTAGTATTTCCACCCTCAAGAGCTTAaggcagaagtgggcaaactaccacccaccagccattttaagctagccctcaagctcctgctggggagcggggtctgggacTTGACCCACTCCAGCTCGGGTGAGgggtcgggggccactccacgcagctcctggaagctgtggcatggcccccctctggctcctacgcacaCCAAGGATcctgctccaatggccccctccagcagtccaatgggagctgcaggggaggtgcctgcggatggggcagtgccacctggccacgcctctgcataggagctggagaagggacatgctgctgcttctgggagctgcttgaggtaagtacAACCAGGAGCCTGCACCGCtaagcctctccccacaccccaaccccctgccccagccctgatcctcctcctgccctccaaacccctcgatcccagcccggagcaccctcctgcacgccaagcccctcatccccagccccacctcagagcccacacccccagccagagcctgcacccttcctgcacgtcaaccccctgccacagccctgatccccctcccaacctctgaatccctcagtcccagtccagagcaccttcctataccccaaactcctcatccccagccccatcccagagctcacacccccagccagagccctcacccccgccccagcccagagctccctcccagaccctgaactcctcatttctggccccaccccggagccctcacccccttccacatcccaaccccaatttcatgaccattcatggcccgccatacaatttctattcccagatgtggccctcgtgccaaaaagtttgcccagccctgactGAAGGGGTTGTGAGCCCCAAGCAGAGAACAGGCGAGAACCAGCGTCTCTGGCGTTATGCGGGGATTGATTAGGTAAGACCTTGATTAGCGCAACagctgccccatgctgcagaggaaggcaaaaggtccctgccactgtgaccagggcaggaggggaattcCTGCCCACTGTCAAATCAGGTGATCAGCTGGACCCTGAACAAGACCCACCCTCCAGCCATCTACAACAGAGAAACCTCAGAGCACAGGCCCCATTACCTGTTATCCCTGCTCCAGCTGTAGGTGATCTCCGATGCGTCAGAGGAAAGCCAAAACGCCCCCCCTGTGTTCCTGATTGCAACTGTGCCTCCATCGTTGTGAGGATCTGGGTCCAAATGCCTCCCAGTAAGTGCCCGAACAGGCCTTGGCAGAATCCAGCCTTTAGAAAGTCCCATCCCAGAACATGCTCAGCACAGGCCACGGTCATTTACTAACCCGTCATAAGCCATTTATGACTGCAGCCATCCTAGAAAGCAGGCGCTGCACTTCTCTTGGTCTGGGAGTCTTCCTGAGTTGAGAGTCGTTTTCCAAAACGGCACAGCTTGAATTTAATTCAGCATCTAAGTGGGTGGAGGGCTTTAGAAAATCCAGCCCTGAGAGGGGGGCCCCTGGAGCTCTAGTCCCTTTGGTGGAGGACAGGCCCCAGGGGGAGAGCAGCCAGACCAGCTGGTGGATCCAACCCTTAACCTCAGTGAGATACTGCACCAGTTGAGTTCCCCCGGTTACCCTAACTCTGCATGGTAACCCCTGCTTAATTTCCTACTTTTCCATTTTCCCGCGTGCCCCTGGGCACTGCTGTTGGGAAAAGGGCAATTCATAGCACTGGGGAGAATCAAGTTAAAGATTGAAGCACCCAGGAGGATGAGTTAGGGATTAAATGGATTAACTTTGACCAGATCTTTCTCCTTACCCAGAACCCTGTACAGTCCCTGCGCTCTACTCACCATGCCCATGGAGGAGTTTGTGGCTGGCTGGATTTCAGGTAAGAATGAGAAGGATCCAATTCCCACCCTCCTGGGCGCTGCGCAGACACGTGTCCCTGCCACTCAGAGTCAGGACCCTGTCGTGCCAggggctgcacagaccccagATGAGACTGAGGACCCCCTCCCGCCAGGCTAActgctgcacagaccctgccaACTGAGACTAGGGCCCCTATTGTGccgggcactgcacaaacacctAATGAGACAGTTtttgcccccaaagaatttataatctaaattaATAGACAAAGGAAAGATTATTCTGCCCCCTTTatagggggggaaactgaggcagagcagggaagtgacttgcccaagatcacccagggaggcagtagcagagcagggaatgaaaCCAGGTTCCCTGAATCCCAGTCTAGCTTCATAATGACGAGGCTGGCTGCCCTCCTCAATTTAGTTGTATTTTAAAGAGTGGAATTTAAATGCCAAATTCGGgttatttttgctgaaaaagaTGTGACAGTTCCCAGTCGTTCATTAACAAGGGAGTTAAAAATAATCAAGCCCTGTCTCGCACTGGGGGTCTGTGTTCTTTTCAACCATTTTAACGTTTGCCGGCAGCATTGGGATCCCCAAGAAAAAGAGCCCTGGGTCCTATTCCTAGCCCCTAGGGGGTGGGCCTACTGAGTTACAGCAGCAGGCCTGGGAAGTCAGGACTCCTCGGTTCCATTCTCATTACCGGGGCAGTGGCGGGTTCTAATTTCCAACtgacttgttttttctttggacacaggagctgtggggctggcctTGGGGCACCCAGTGGACACAGTGAAGGTGAATATGAAGCTGGTACTGCtgtagggggatgggggtgggaagggacagGGAAAACTTCTCTCCTATAGATAGAATGAGGAGATACATCCCTGCTGGGGAACTGGCTAGCTCAGAGCAGTGTCCAGCACCTCAAAGGGCAAGCAATAGCTATTTTAACTCATTTATTTCTTATTATGGTAGACCTAACCAACATTGGGGCCTTTGTTTCCACAGACCCTCCCTGCCGGAGTTCAGGCCCCCCTATCAGGCCAGGCACTACAcagaccctcctcttccccccatgaGATCAGGTCCCCTCCACCCATCAGGagaggcactgcacagacccacaGTGAGAGAATCCCTCCCCACAAGAGTCCACAGTCTGAgtagacaagctgggaggggaaatagaggcacagagaaggactTGCCCAACtcaatggcagaaccaggaatagaacccgggAGTCTTGACCCCCAGCGCCAACCCCCACAGCTTTAACTCGcgagaccccactctcctgccaaaGCTGTGAGCAGAAGCCAGGCGTCCTAAGTTCCAGGCCACAGTCCCATCTGCTAGAAAATGCTACCTCCAAATGCCTCTGAGGAGGACTTTGGCCTTTGCGTAAACTGCTGCTGTTAATATTTCTCTGCAAATTCTTCGCTTAAAGATGGTGTCTCATTCCAGGTGCGGCTGCAGACGCAGTCTGGCTATCGGGGGATCCTGGACTGCGTGATCAAAACGTACCGCAATGAAACGGTTTGCGGCAGCacgtttattatttgtattagggcAATGCCAAGAGACCCCGGCCCAAGCTCAGAGGCCCCCCTCGTGCTGGGGGCTGCACATCTGCCCCTGACAGagatcagcccctcccccccataccaTATGCTACGGGGAGCAGCGTGTGCGTGTACGCATGGGTGTCAGCTTTTGGGGAGGGGTCCCCCAATCACTCACCATGGCTCACACCGAGCCGTGAGCCACATACGCCTAGAGCTGGCATTGATCCCACCATGGCGCCCTTTGCCTTGCAGGTCCTAGGCTTCTTTAAGGGGATGAGTTTCCCACTGCTGAGCGTGGCCCTGGTCAACTCAGTGATGTTTGGGGCCTACAGCAATGCCCTGCTGTACCTGAGTGCCACCCACCACCACGAACGCCGTGCCAACCCCCCCAGCTACGCCCATGTCCTCACTGCTGGCAGCTTCTCCGGCCTGATGCAGGTGAGGGACCAGGCAGCTCatgggggggaaagagagcaGAACTCCTGGCTTCTAGCCCTACCTCTGGTAGGGGAAGGGAGttgggtccagtggttagagcgggggggagctgggagtcaagactcctgggttctatcccagctcagGGAAGGGCAGTGGGGTCGAAGTGGGTTAGAgaaagcagggctgggagctaggacacTTGGGGTTCTCTATAGCATGTCAGTATTTTCCCTTAAGGAACTAACCAGAggacttattttttcccccattccctcccccgcaccccaatctCAGGCCGTGGTCCTGGCTCCTGTTGACCTGATCAAAGTTCGGCTACAGAACCAGACTCACTCCTATGGGCTGAGGAGTCCAGTGGGGGGCCCTGGAGCCCAGTACCGGGGCCCGGTGCACTGTGGTGCCTGCATATTCCGTGAAGAGGGGGTACTGGGCCTGTTCCGGGGCACCTGGGCCCTGGTGCTGCGAGATACACCCACTATGCCCGTCTACTTCCTCATCTACGTCAGCCTGTGCCGGGCTGTGACAGCGCCAGGGAGAGAACCGGGTGAGAGGGGAAGTGGACTGGAGGGGGCTATCCATCTTGCCGGGGGAAGAGACTGTAGGGAACTGGGATTCCTGTTGCGTAATGTGAGTACTTTGATGGGCCaaagacaattaagacagatcTTTTCACACAGTGCTATAATGCAGCCACCGCTTGGGTGGAAACTGACAGGTGTTTAACAACCGCACAATAACTAACCACAACCACTGCCCTGGGGACAGCACTGACTGAGCGGTAATGGCCCCTGCCAAGCCCCGCCTCTCCTGTAGTTGAGCCCTAACTCTCTTCCCTTTGCTCCCAGGCCCGATGACAGTTTTCATAGCTGGGGGCTGTGCTGGCACAGTCTCCTGGGCCTTAGCCACGCCCATGGATGTGATCAAGGCCCGGCTCCAGATGGACCGGGTGAAGGGAGTGTCCTACCACGGGGTCTTGGATTGCATCCGCATCAGCGTTCAGCATGAGGGACCCCAGGTTTTCCTAAAGGGCCTTGCCCTGAACAGCATCCGTGCCTTCCCTGTCAACGCGGTGACCTTCTTGAGCTACGAGAACATCCTGAAACTCATCCGctgagccccaccctgctccctgcagcatcaTGCCCCCCATCACCCACACTGGGagccagcactgactgccaggggagagcaccccctactgagccctgcAGCAGAGTGCCCCCGGCATTGTGCTGGGGCACAGAGGTCAGCACGGACTGCAAGAGCAAGGCAGGATCACCCCTCCTACAGTCTATCCCGCAAGGTTAGGCTGTGTCCTAGATTCAAATGTCCTGAGTGACGTTGGTTCTCCCCACTTTCCATGCATCTTAGCACCTCGGGGAGAGGAACTGCctggcagtggtggggagggTTAGTGACTTGGGAGCTGGGGATGAAAGAGAGGGAATGAGAACTGAGGAGCTGGTctaggggatgggggaagagaagagaagagagagagagagagagagagtgcgcgCGCACGAGAGCCGGGGGGAATGGTCATGCTGCTAAAAAACACAGAGCCATGAGTGaggcctcctgggttctatgccagATCTAGGACtagagtgggagtcaggactgctgggttcttttcccagctctgggaggggagt encodes:
- the SLC25A45 gene encoding solute carrier family 25 member 45 isoform X4, whose protein sequence is MPMEEFVAGWISGAVGLALGHPVDTVKVRLQTQSGYRGILDCVIKTYRNETAVVLAPVDLIKVRLQNQTHSYGLRSPVGGPGAQYRGPVHCGACIFREEGVLGLFRGTWALVLRDTPTMPVYFLIYVSLCRAVTAPGREPGPMTVFIAGGCAGTVSWALATPMDVIKARLQMDRVKGVSYHGVLDCIRISVQHEGPQVFLKGLALNSIRAFPVNAVTFLSYENILKLIR
- the SLC25A45 gene encoding solute carrier family 25 member 45 isoform X1; translation: MPMEEFVAGWISGAVGLALGHPVDTVKVRLQTQSGYRGILDCVIKTYRNETVLGFFKGMSFPLLSVALVNSVMFGAYSNALLYLSATHHHERRANPPSYAHVLTAGSFSGLMQAVVLAPVDLIKVRLQNQTHSYGLRSPVGGPGAQYRGPVHCGACIFREEGVLGLFRGTWALVLRDTPTMPVYFLIYVSLCRAVTAPGREPGPMTVFIAGGCAGTVSWALATPMDVIKARLQMDRVKGVSYHGVLDCIRISVQHEGPQVFLKGLALNSIRAFPVNAVTFLSYENILKLIR
- the SLC25A45 gene encoding solute carrier family 25 member 45 isoform X3; this encodes MPMEEFVAGWISGAVGLALGHPVDTVKVRLQTQSGYRGILDCVIKTYRNETVLGFFKGMSFPLLSVALVNSVMFGAYSNALLYLSATHHHERRANPPSYAHVLTAGSFSGLMQAVVLAPVDLIKVRLQNQTHSYGLRSPVGGPGAQYRGPVHCGACIFREEGVLGLFRGTWALVLRDTPTMPVYFLIYVSLCRAVTAPGREPAASLSIFMSNREGKNLATYILDKEILKNLQLTY
- the SLC25A45 gene encoding solute carrier family 25 member 45 isoform X2, which gives rise to MPMEEFVAGWISGAVGLALGHPVDTVKVRLQTQSGYRGILDCVIKTYRNETVLGFFKGMSFPLLSVALVNSVMFGAYSNALLYLSATHHHERRANPPSYAHVLTAGSFSGLMQAVVLAPVDLIKVRLQNQTHSYGLRSPVGGPGAQYRGPVHCGACIFREEGVLGLFRGTWALVLRDTPTMPVYFLIYVSLCRAVTAPGREPGERGSGLEGAIHLAGGRDCRELGFLLRNLHPYQSL